The Desulfococcus multivorans DNA window GTTCGGGACGGCGTCATCATTCACGAAGGCAAGATCTCTTCGCTCAAGCGCTTCAAGGATGATGCCAAGGAGGTCCAGAGCGGGTACGAATGCGGCATCGGGATCGAGGGATACAACGACATCAAGGTCGGCGATATCATCGAGTGTTACTACCTCGAGGAGATCAAGCCGGAGCTCCGGTAAGCGCTGCATTCGGAAGAAAGGTGACGATCGATATGGTTGTGGGCATCGGCATCATGACGTTCAGGCTTCATGACTGCCGCTCCCTGAAGGGAAAGCGGAAGATCGTGAAATCCATTATCGCGCGGCTCCGGAATCAGTTCAACGCCTCGGTAGCCGAGATCGGCGCCAACGACGTCTATCACCAGGCTGAAATCGGCGTTTCCCTGGTGGGCAACGATCGGCAGGTGATCAACTCGAAGCTGGATAAACTTTTCAACATGGCCGATTCCCTGGGGTTGGCGGAAATGATCGATACCGAATTGGAGATCATCAACATATGAAGCCTTTTTCTCGAGCGGACAGAGTCGGCGAACTGATCCAGCAGGTGGTGTCGGAAATCCTGACGCGCAACATCCGGGATCCTCGCCTGAAGATGGCAACCATTACCGGCGTCAAGATGTCCAAGGACCTCCGGAACGCCAAGATCTATTTCGCCGTCTCCGGCGGATCCGAGAAGGTCGACGGCGCCCTGCTCGGATTCAACAGCGCCATGGGCTATATCAAACGCGTGCTTGCCGGCGAGCTGGAATTGCGGTATATGCCCGAACTTAAATTCTATTACGACAAATCCTTTGATTACGGCGCCCACATCGACGCCCTGCTCAAATCGCTTAATGCCGAAGATGGAAAAGATCATTCACCATTTGAGACGGAGTAAGCGCATCCTGCTGGCCTCCCATGTCAATCCGGACGGCGACGCCGTCGGCGCCCTCATTGCCCTGGCCCTGGCCCTGGAAAAATCGGGAAAACGGACGACGATGTACAATGAAAGCCCGATACCGGCCGTCTACCGTTTTCTGCCGGCGGTGGACCGGATCGTCAGCCGCATCGACCGGAACACCACGCCTTTCGATGCCGTGGTCATCCTCGACTGCAGCAACATGGACCGTATCGGAAGGCTGGCGGCCGATGCGGCATCTCTCGGCGTTACCCTCAACATCGACCACCATCCGAGCAATACCGGGTTCGGCGATCTCCAATACGTCGACACCGGTGCCTGCTCCACCGCCGAGATGGTCTACCGGATCGTCAAGGCCATCGGCGTTTCCATGGACAGGGACATCTCCACGGCGATCTATACCGGGATCCTGACGGACACCGGCTCGTTCCGGTTTGCCAACACCAACCAGACCGCCTTTTCGATATGCCTGGAGATGACGGAAAACGGCGTGGATCCCTATACCGTGGCCCAGCATGTCTACGGCACCTATTCCATCGGCCGGATCAAACTCCTCAACCTGGCGCTCGATTCCATTGAAATCGCGGAGAACGGCAAGCTCTCCTTCATGATGCTGACCCGCGACATGCTCGAAGAAACCGGAACGCAGCCCGAAGACGTGGACGGCATGATCAACTATGCCAAAAGCATCAAGGACGTGAAGGTCGCCGTTCTGATTCAGGAGCGTGCCGGAAACGATGATTCGCGGAACAAAAACAATTTCTACGTCAGCCTGCGGTCGGACGGCAGCGTCGACGTGGCGGCCCTGGCAGCATCCTTCGGCGGGGGCGGTCACCACCGGGCGGCCGGCTTCTGCGCGGAGACCTCCCTGGCGGACCTGAAGGGCGGCATCCTGAAATGGCTGAAAAAATGCGAGCCGGAACCATGCAGAAACTGACCAGCGGCATCCTCGTTGTGGACAAGCCCGAAGGGATGAGCTCCGCCGGCGTCGTGGGTCGGATCAAGCGTGGGCTCAGGGCGGGAAAGGTGGGACATTGCGGCACCCTCGATCCCTTTGCCTCAGGCGTCGTCGTCTGCTGCATCAATCAGGCCACCCGTCTGGCAGGTTTTTTCCTTCATGGGGACAAGCGCTATGAAGGGATCCTTCGGCTGGGGATCGAAACCGACACCCAGGATCTGACGGGGGAAACGGTTTCCGAAAAACCGGTCGACGTCACGGCGGATGCCGTCCGATCGGCCTTCGCCGCCCTGGAGGGGCCCATGCGGCAGCATCCTCCGGTCTATTCCGCTCTCAAACACCGGGGGGTGCCGTTGTACAAACTGGCCCGGGCAGGCCGTCCGGTCCAGAAGCCGCCCAGGGAGATCGTGATCCACCGCCTCGAGGTTCAGGCCGTCGATCTGCCGGATGTCCGCTTTTCGGTGTCGTGTTCCGGCGGCACCTATGTCCGGACCCTGGCCGTCGATCTGGGGCGAATGCTGGGATGCGGCGCACACCTTCGGAAGCTCGTCCGGACGGCCGCCGGCCCTTTCTCCCTGGAACAGGCCCTCACCCCCCGGGAGGTGGCCGCCCTGGCGGCGGTCGATGCCGTCGAAGACCGGATGATTCCCATGAACGACGCCGTGGCCTTCATGCCCATGCGGCGAATCGCCCCTGAAACGGCCCGTAAAATACGCCACGGCATGCCGCTGACCGAAAAGGAGATCGAACGCCCGAAAACGGACGCTTCGTCGGGGTGGATTCGGATAGTGGACGAAAACGATCGCCTGATTGCGATTCTGGAGCACAAAAAAGGAAATCCCCGCTATAATTATTGTTGTGTTTTTAACTAGAACATGAATATTAAGGGAAAAAATTAATATTTCTTTGTTTTTTCGATATTCATTACGATCAACAGGAGGCTAAACGAAGTGGTACTGACATCAGAACAAAAACGGGATTTGATCGACCAATATAAACTGCACGACAGCGACACCGGATCGCCCGAGGTCCAGATCGGACTGCTCACCCACCGCATCTCCTACCTGACGGAGCACCTGAAGGTCCACAAGAAAGACCATCATTCCCGAAGGGGGCTTCTGATGCTGGTCGGCCAGCGCCGGCGACTCTTGAACTATGTCAAGAACAAAAACATCGTCCGGTACCGGGAAATTATCGAGCGGCTGGGATTGCGCAGATAACGGCATCCACCATCGTTAGCCGATCCAACGCAACCCTGACGCACCGAAGTGCGCCTGTGTGCCGGCCAGCGGCCTTTTCCCCGTCACCGTCGACACCCGTCGCCGCCGGGACCACGACCGGCATGATCCCGCGGCTCAGCGCCTTTCAAAGGCTTGAGGCCGCTTTTTTTTAGGAGAGTTTATGGAATTGACATTGACAGCAGATCTCGGGGGCAATCCCCTGAGCATCCAGACGGGCAAGGTGGCCAAACAGGCCTCCGGCGCGGTGGTGGTTCAATACGGAGAAACGGTCGTTCTCGTCAGCGCCGTTTCCGCCTATGAAACCCGATCCGGGCTGGACTTCCTTCCCCTCACGGTCGAATATCAGGAAAAAATCTATGCCGCGGGTCGCATCCCGGGGAATTACATGCGACGGGAAGTCGGACGGCCCAGCGAGAAGGAGACCCTTACGGCCCGGTTGATCGACCGGCCCATCCGCCCCTTGTTCCCCAAGGGGTATCACAGCGAAATCCAGGTCATCGCCACGGTCCTGTCCATGGATCAGGAGAACGATCCCGACGTTCTGGCCATGATCGGGGCATCGGCGGCTCTCCAGATCTCGGATATTCCGTTTCAAGGTCCCATCGCCGCGGTCCGTGTGGGCCGGATCGACGGAAAGTTCGTCGTCAACCCCGGCATGAGCCGGCAGTCGGAAAGCGACATCAACATCATCGTGGCCGGCTCCAAAACCGGCGTGGTGATGGTGGAAGGCGGCGGCAACATCGTGAGCGAAGAGGAGATGCTGGACGCCATCTTTTTCGGCCATGCCGCCATGCAGCCGGTGATCGAGATCCAGGAGAAGCTGACGGAGGCGTTGGGCAAGCCCAAGCGGCCTCACGAACCGCCCCCCAAGGACCAGGCCCTGATCGAAAAACTCGACGCCATGACCTCGACACGGATCCGGGAGTCGATCCTGATTCCCGAGAAGACGGCACGCCATACCGCTCTCAGGGAGCTGCGAAACCAGATCATG harbors:
- a CDS encoding DUF503 domain-containing protein encodes the protein MTIDMVVGIGIMTFRLHDCRSLKGKRKIVKSIIARLRNQFNASVAEIGANDVYHQAEIGVSLVGNDRQVINSKLDKLFNMADSLGLAEMIDTELEIINI
- the rbfA gene encoding 30S ribosome-binding factor RbfA, whose amino-acid sequence is MKPFSRADRVGELIQQVVSEILTRNIRDPRLKMATITGVKMSKDLRNAKIYFAVSGGSEKVDGALLGFNSAMGYIKRVLAGELELRYMPELKFYYDKSFDYGAHIDALLKSLNAEDGKDHSPFETE
- a CDS encoding DHH family phosphoesterase, translating into MRRSKRILLASHVNPDGDAVGALIALALALEKSGKRTTMYNESPIPAVYRFLPAVDRIVSRIDRNTTPFDAVVILDCSNMDRIGRLAADAASLGVTLNIDHHPSNTGFGDLQYVDTGACSTAEMVYRIVKAIGVSMDRDISTAIYTGILTDTGSFRFANTNQTAFSICLEMTENGVDPYTVAQHVYGTYSIGRIKLLNLALDSIEIAENGKLSFMMLTRDMLEETGTQPEDVDGMINYAKSIKDVKVAVLIQERAGNDDSRNKNNFYVSLRSDGSVDVAALAASFGGGGHHRAAGFCAETSLADLKGGILKWLKKCEPEPCRN
- the truB gene encoding tRNA pseudouridine(55) synthase TruB, with translation MQKLTSGILVVDKPEGMSSAGVVGRIKRGLRAGKVGHCGTLDPFASGVVVCCINQATRLAGFFLHGDKRYEGILRLGIETDTQDLTGETVSEKPVDVTADAVRSAFAALEGPMRQHPPVYSALKHRGVPLYKLARAGRPVQKPPREIVIHRLEVQAVDLPDVRFSVSCSGGTYVRTLAVDLGRMLGCGAHLRKLVRTAAGPFSLEQALTPREVAALAAVDAVEDRMIPMNDAVAFMPMRRIAPETARKIRHGMPLTEKEIERPKTDASSGWIRIVDENDRLIAILEHKKGNPRYNYCCVFN
- the rpsO gene encoding 30S ribosomal protein S15, producing MVLTSEQKRDLIDQYKLHDSDTGSPEVQIGLLTHRISYLTEHLKVHKKDHHSRRGLLMLVGQRRRLLNYVKNKNIVRYREIIERLGLRR